One window of Nicotiana tomentosiformis chromosome 11, ASM39032v3, whole genome shotgun sequence genomic DNA carries:
- the LOC104104374 gene encoding uncharacterized protein isoform X2 — MATRTRIEVVRRRAEAKQRFLKEDLAKLLDNGLDINAFGRTEEILLGQSLLSCYDFVEQSCEYIVKQLSYMQKLRDCPEDCREAVASLMFAAARFSDLPELRELRDLFQERYGNSLECFVNQKFVEKLSSRPPAMEKRIQLLQGIALEFSIRWDSMGFQQRMALAQAKPIRSGSSHSSTGNNILPNGKGGGSKTDKLDVALGERHKGFNDQHNIQNGREGIVLKKEQRDLHSSETKESSMHGNKPLIKQEASYSKGRKHDMLFDKEVEQTRIRNKAVLEKDDNSIKNAKSGSSSHGERLEGFDNKFTRYNENHGQILMERSESRGLPFKTDGVSSAWNTAIEKNTVNSTRMVQQENGNRLTSYANLVLPPPYIKSKEKAVPPPYVKPSDSKERARKGSKQSASEFDGHFRSTSPRNKLDTNKTNKESDLPDDEAQTIKPPVLNSHGHEKELSHKDGLTLPKPRSVRRKHHKSVSNRGEEGKSEDARVVKKSSSSRRREHSRKGVQILFEDESHQKDDEERMIDKLLLHYSKKPSKCDVETLRKKPQAHLSHLTTPDTGESSNNQTNRDQHQMGSDMLPFPKRSISLPHEQTAPSEATKVFARANSFQPDNQACHVHPKLPDYDDLTARFAALRGR; from the exons ATG GCAACGAGAACGCGAATCGAGGTGGTGAGACGGAGAGCAGAGGCGAAACAAAGGTTTTTGAAGGAAGATCTTGCCAAATTGCTTGATAATGGCCTCGATATTAATGCTTTTGGAAGG ACTGAAGAAATTTTGCTAGGGCAGAGCCTCTTATCCTGCTACGACTTTGTGGAACAATCTTGTGAATATATTGTAAAGCAGCTCTCCTACATGCAGAAATTAAG GGACTGTCCTGAGGACTGCAGAGAAGCTGTGGCATCATTGATGTTTGCTGCAGCAAGATTCTCTGATTTGCCAGAATTGAGAGAGCTAAGGGATTTATTTCAGGAGAGATATGGGAACTCCTTGGAATGTTTTGTTAACCAGAAG TTTGTTGAGAAATTATCTTCAAGACCCCCTGCAATGGAGAAGAGAATTCAGCTGTTGCAAGGTATAGCTTTAGAATTTTCTATAAGGTGGGATTCCATGGGATTTCAACAAAGGATGGCACTTGCACAG GCCAAACCAATCAGGAGTGGATCTTCACATTCTTCTACTGGCAACAACATCCTACCAAATGGCAAGGGTGGTGGTTCAAAAACTGATAAACTCGATGTTGCACTTGGTGAAAGGCACAAGGGCTTTAATGATCAACATAATATACAGAATGGCAGAGAGGGTATTGTCTTAAAGAAAGAGCAGCGGGATCTTCATTCCTCTGAAACGAAAGAATCAAGTATGCATGGAAATAAACCGCTTATAAAGCAGGAAGCTAGTTATTCCAAGGGGCGAAAACATGATATGTTGTTTGATAAAGAGGTGGAACAGACAAGGATAAGAAACAAAGCAGTCCTAGAGAAAGATGATAATTCAATAAAGAATGCAAAATCAGGCAGTTCATCACATGGAGAGAGGCTAGAAGGTTTTGATAATAAATTCACTAGATACAATGAAAATCATGGTCAGATTCTCATGGAAAGATCAGAGAGTAGGGGACTCCCTTTCAAAACTGATGGTGTCTCTTCTGCTTGGAACACAGCCATTGAAAAGAATACTGttaactcaacaagaatggttCAGCAGGAAAATGGAAATAGGTTGACATCCTATGCCAACCTTGTTCTCCCTCCACCATATATTAAGTCCAAAGAGAAAGCCGTTCCTCCTCCCTATGTAAAACCAAGTGATAGCAAAGAAAGAGCCCGTAAGGGTTCTAAGCAGTCTGCTTCTGAATTTGATGGGCATTTCAGAAGCACCTCTCCACGCAATAAACTTGATACAAACAAGACCAATAAAGAATCAGATCTTCCTGATGATGAGGCTCAAACTATTAAACCCCCTGTACTAAATAGTCACGGTCATGAGAAAGAATTATCTCATAAGGATGGTTTGACCTTGCCAAAACCAAGATCTGTAAGGAGAAAGCACCATAAATCAGTGTCAAATCGCGGCGAAGAGGGGAAGTCTGAAGATGCCAGGGTGGTCAAGAAAAGTTCAAGTAGCCGGAGAAGGGAACATTCGAGGAAAGGCGTGCAGATTTTGTTTGAGGATGAAAGCCATCAGAAAGATGATGAGGAAAGAATGATAGATAAACTGTTGCTGCATTACAGTAAAAAACCATCAAAATGTGATGTGGAGACTCTGAGGAAAAAGCCACAAGCTCATCTTTCACATCTGACAACTCCTGATACTGGTGAATCCTCAAATAATCAAACCAACAGAGATCAACATCAAATGGGATCAGATATGCTTCCTTTCCCCAAAAGATCTATTTCCCTCCCACATGAGCAAACTGCTCCATCAGAGGCAACAAAGGTATTTGCTCGTGCCAATTCATTTCAGCCAGACAACCAGGCATGTCATGTGCATCCAAAACTACCAGATTATGATGATTTGACTGCCCGATTTGCTGCTTTAAGAGGCCGATAA
- the LOC104104374 gene encoding uncharacterized protein isoform X1, producing the protein MLDGILNRGFSSKCKSLIKATRTRIEVVRRRAEAKQRFLKEDLAKLLDNGLDINAFGRTEEILLGQSLLSCYDFVEQSCEYIVKQLSYMQKLRDCPEDCREAVASLMFAAARFSDLPELRELRDLFQERYGNSLECFVNQKFVEKLSSRPPAMEKRIQLLQGIALEFSIRWDSMGFQQRMALAQAKPIRSGSSHSSTGNNILPNGKGGGSKTDKLDVALGERHKGFNDQHNIQNGREGIVLKKEQRDLHSSETKESSMHGNKPLIKQEASYSKGRKHDMLFDKEVEQTRIRNKAVLEKDDNSIKNAKSGSSSHGERLEGFDNKFTRYNENHGQILMERSESRGLPFKTDGVSSAWNTAIEKNTVNSTRMVQQENGNRLTSYANLVLPPPYIKSKEKAVPPPYVKPSDSKERARKGSKQSASEFDGHFRSTSPRNKLDTNKTNKESDLPDDEAQTIKPPVLNSHGHEKELSHKDGLTLPKPRSVRRKHHKSVSNRGEEGKSEDARVVKKSSSSRRREHSRKGVQILFEDESHQKDDEERMIDKLLLHYSKKPSKCDVETLRKKPQAHLSHLTTPDTGESSNNQTNRDQHQMGSDMLPFPKRSISLPHEQTAPSEATKVFARANSFQPDNQACHVHPKLPDYDDLTARFAALRGR; encoded by the exons ATGCTTGATGGTATACTAAACCGTGGATTCAGCTCCAAATG CAAATCGTTGATAAAGGCAACGAGAACGCGAATCGAGGTGGTGAGACGGAGAGCAGAGGCGAAACAAAGGTTTTTGAAGGAAGATCTTGCCAAATTGCTTGATAATGGCCTCGATATTAATGCTTTTGGAAGG ACTGAAGAAATTTTGCTAGGGCAGAGCCTCTTATCCTGCTACGACTTTGTGGAACAATCTTGTGAATATATTGTAAAGCAGCTCTCCTACATGCAGAAATTAAG GGACTGTCCTGAGGACTGCAGAGAAGCTGTGGCATCATTGATGTTTGCTGCAGCAAGATTCTCTGATTTGCCAGAATTGAGAGAGCTAAGGGATTTATTTCAGGAGAGATATGGGAACTCCTTGGAATGTTTTGTTAACCAGAAG TTTGTTGAGAAATTATCTTCAAGACCCCCTGCAATGGAGAAGAGAATTCAGCTGTTGCAAGGTATAGCTTTAGAATTTTCTATAAGGTGGGATTCCATGGGATTTCAACAAAGGATGGCACTTGCACAG GCCAAACCAATCAGGAGTGGATCTTCACATTCTTCTACTGGCAACAACATCCTACCAAATGGCAAGGGTGGTGGTTCAAAAACTGATAAACTCGATGTTGCACTTGGTGAAAGGCACAAGGGCTTTAATGATCAACATAATATACAGAATGGCAGAGAGGGTATTGTCTTAAAGAAAGAGCAGCGGGATCTTCATTCCTCTGAAACGAAAGAATCAAGTATGCATGGAAATAAACCGCTTATAAAGCAGGAAGCTAGTTATTCCAAGGGGCGAAAACATGATATGTTGTTTGATAAAGAGGTGGAACAGACAAGGATAAGAAACAAAGCAGTCCTAGAGAAAGATGATAATTCAATAAAGAATGCAAAATCAGGCAGTTCATCACATGGAGAGAGGCTAGAAGGTTTTGATAATAAATTCACTAGATACAATGAAAATCATGGTCAGATTCTCATGGAAAGATCAGAGAGTAGGGGACTCCCTTTCAAAACTGATGGTGTCTCTTCTGCTTGGAACACAGCCATTGAAAAGAATACTGttaactcaacaagaatggttCAGCAGGAAAATGGAAATAGGTTGACATCCTATGCCAACCTTGTTCTCCCTCCACCATATATTAAGTCCAAAGAGAAAGCCGTTCCTCCTCCCTATGTAAAACCAAGTGATAGCAAAGAAAGAGCCCGTAAGGGTTCTAAGCAGTCTGCTTCTGAATTTGATGGGCATTTCAGAAGCACCTCTCCACGCAATAAACTTGATACAAACAAGACCAATAAAGAATCAGATCTTCCTGATGATGAGGCTCAAACTATTAAACCCCCTGTACTAAATAGTCACGGTCATGAGAAAGAATTATCTCATAAGGATGGTTTGACCTTGCCAAAACCAAGATCTGTAAGGAGAAAGCACCATAAATCAGTGTCAAATCGCGGCGAAGAGGGGAAGTCTGAAGATGCCAGGGTGGTCAAGAAAAGTTCAAGTAGCCGGAGAAGGGAACATTCGAGGAAAGGCGTGCAGATTTTGTTTGAGGATGAAAGCCATCAGAAAGATGATGAGGAAAGAATGATAGATAAACTGTTGCTGCATTACAGTAAAAAACCATCAAAATGTGATGTGGAGACTCTGAGGAAAAAGCCACAAGCTCATCTTTCACATCTGACAACTCCTGATACTGGTGAATCCTCAAATAATCAAACCAACAGAGATCAACATCAAATGGGATCAGATATGCTTCCTTTCCCCAAAAGATCTATTTCCCTCCCACATGAGCAAACTGCTCCATCAGAGGCAACAAAGGTATTTGCTCGTGCCAATTCATTTCAGCCAGACAACCAGGCATGTCATGTGCATCCAAAACTACCAGATTATGATGATTTGACTGCCCGATTTGCTGCTTTAAGAGGCCGATAA
- the LOC104104377 gene encoding uncharacterized protein: MKGNSEVVMAATLVMVVSLAIVLGLVLVLLAELYCSLLIRQRRQLQKTPLNSSTSATAAQSSKEPPRQQQNQSTASTLSDFYAQGVLHAPRNFLIPAVTRNDKFDLEMQSSAQVSSIHHQVGLIFSSPHSHPFISNLSPKLVHQFPLQCSNIEGVDGGATKKQLVYISNPIYDNEACRPSKGDTLFETPDSSPSRLETIHSSGKDDNGSGQSSLSSPSSLPLTPMKKLPAVACSVSLRDARSLGTSGSSNSNNTSLSSASGSPCTSPS; encoded by the coding sequence ATGAAGGGTAATTCAGAAGTTGTAATGGCAGCAACATTAGTAATGGTGGTGAGCCTCGCAATAGTTTTAGGCCTCGTCTTAGTTCTACTTGCTGAGCTCTACTGCTCACTCTTAATTCGTCAACGACGACAGCTCCAAAAGACACCCCTGAATTCCTCCACCTCCGCTACTGCGGCCCAAAGCTCCAAGGAACCACCCCGGCAACAACAAAACCAATCAACTGCTTCAACTCTCAGTGACTTCTATGCGCAAGGGGTTCTTCATGCTCCTAGAAACTTTCTCATTCCTGCAGTTACTCGCAACGACAAGTTCGACCTTGAAATGCAAAGCTCTGCGCAAGTCTCCTCCATTCATCATCAAGTTGGGCTTATTTTTTCTTCACCACATTCCCATCCCTTCATTTCGAATTTATCCCCTAAATTAGTCCATCAATTTCCACTCCAATGCAGCAACATTGAAGGAGTTGACGGTGGTGCTACAAAGAAGCAATTAGTATACATATCCAATCCCATTTACGATAACGAAGCCTGCAGGCCTAGCAAAGGTGATACCCTATTTGAAACGCCTGATTCATCGCCTTCACGTCTCGAAACAATTCATTCTTCTGGGAAAGACGACAATGGTAGTGGCCAATCATCATTATCTAGTCCCTCTTCACTCCCATTAACTCCAATGAAGAAACTTCCAGCTGTGGCATGTTCAGTTTCACTAAGAGATGCTAGGTCACTCGGCACTTCTGGAAGTTCCAACAGTAACAACACTTCGTTATCCTCAGCCTCAGGATCTCCTTGCACTTCTCCTTCATGA
- the LOC104104374 gene encoding uncharacterized protein isoform X3, whose product MTEEILLGQSLLSCYDFVEQSCEYIVKQLSYMQKLRDCPEDCREAVASLMFAAARFSDLPELRELRDLFQERYGNSLECFVNQKFVEKLSSRPPAMEKRIQLLQGIALEFSIRWDSMGFQQRMALAQAKPIRSGSSHSSTGNNILPNGKGGGSKTDKLDVALGERHKGFNDQHNIQNGREGIVLKKEQRDLHSSETKESSMHGNKPLIKQEASYSKGRKHDMLFDKEVEQTRIRNKAVLEKDDNSIKNAKSGSSSHGERLEGFDNKFTRYNENHGQILMERSESRGLPFKTDGVSSAWNTAIEKNTVNSTRMVQQENGNRLTSYANLVLPPPYIKSKEKAVPPPYVKPSDSKERARKGSKQSASEFDGHFRSTSPRNKLDTNKTNKESDLPDDEAQTIKPPVLNSHGHEKELSHKDGLTLPKPRSVRRKHHKSVSNRGEEGKSEDARVVKKSSSSRRREHSRKGVQILFEDESHQKDDEERMIDKLLLHYSKKPSKCDVETLRKKPQAHLSHLTTPDTGESSNNQTNRDQHQMGSDMLPFPKRSISLPHEQTAPSEATKVFARANSFQPDNQACHVHPKLPDYDDLTARFAALRGR is encoded by the exons ATG ACTGAAGAAATTTTGCTAGGGCAGAGCCTCTTATCCTGCTACGACTTTGTGGAACAATCTTGTGAATATATTGTAAAGCAGCTCTCCTACATGCAGAAATTAAG GGACTGTCCTGAGGACTGCAGAGAAGCTGTGGCATCATTGATGTTTGCTGCAGCAAGATTCTCTGATTTGCCAGAATTGAGAGAGCTAAGGGATTTATTTCAGGAGAGATATGGGAACTCCTTGGAATGTTTTGTTAACCAGAAG TTTGTTGAGAAATTATCTTCAAGACCCCCTGCAATGGAGAAGAGAATTCAGCTGTTGCAAGGTATAGCTTTAGAATTTTCTATAAGGTGGGATTCCATGGGATTTCAACAAAGGATGGCACTTGCACAG GCCAAACCAATCAGGAGTGGATCTTCACATTCTTCTACTGGCAACAACATCCTACCAAATGGCAAGGGTGGTGGTTCAAAAACTGATAAACTCGATGTTGCACTTGGTGAAAGGCACAAGGGCTTTAATGATCAACATAATATACAGAATGGCAGAGAGGGTATTGTCTTAAAGAAAGAGCAGCGGGATCTTCATTCCTCTGAAACGAAAGAATCAAGTATGCATGGAAATAAACCGCTTATAAAGCAGGAAGCTAGTTATTCCAAGGGGCGAAAACATGATATGTTGTTTGATAAAGAGGTGGAACAGACAAGGATAAGAAACAAAGCAGTCCTAGAGAAAGATGATAATTCAATAAAGAATGCAAAATCAGGCAGTTCATCACATGGAGAGAGGCTAGAAGGTTTTGATAATAAATTCACTAGATACAATGAAAATCATGGTCAGATTCTCATGGAAAGATCAGAGAGTAGGGGACTCCCTTTCAAAACTGATGGTGTCTCTTCTGCTTGGAACACAGCCATTGAAAAGAATACTGttaactcaacaagaatggttCAGCAGGAAAATGGAAATAGGTTGACATCCTATGCCAACCTTGTTCTCCCTCCACCATATATTAAGTCCAAAGAGAAAGCCGTTCCTCCTCCCTATGTAAAACCAAGTGATAGCAAAGAAAGAGCCCGTAAGGGTTCTAAGCAGTCTGCTTCTGAATTTGATGGGCATTTCAGAAGCACCTCTCCACGCAATAAACTTGATACAAACAAGACCAATAAAGAATCAGATCTTCCTGATGATGAGGCTCAAACTATTAAACCCCCTGTACTAAATAGTCACGGTCATGAGAAAGAATTATCTCATAAGGATGGTTTGACCTTGCCAAAACCAAGATCTGTAAGGAGAAAGCACCATAAATCAGTGTCAAATCGCGGCGAAGAGGGGAAGTCTGAAGATGCCAGGGTGGTCAAGAAAAGTTCAAGTAGCCGGAGAAGGGAACATTCGAGGAAAGGCGTGCAGATTTTGTTTGAGGATGAAAGCCATCAGAAAGATGATGAGGAAAGAATGATAGATAAACTGTTGCTGCATTACAGTAAAAAACCATCAAAATGTGATGTGGAGACTCTGAGGAAAAAGCCACAAGCTCATCTTTCACATCTGACAACTCCTGATACTGGTGAATCCTCAAATAATCAAACCAACAGAGATCAACATCAAATGGGATCAGATATGCTTCCTTTCCCCAAAAGATCTATTTCCCTCCCACATGAGCAAACTGCTCCATCAGAGGCAACAAAGGTATTTGCTCGTGCCAATTCATTTCAGCCAGACAACCAGGCATGTCATGTGCATCCAAAACTACCAGATTATGATGATTTGACTGCCCGATTTGCTGCTTTAAGAGGCCGATAA